A segment of the candidate division KSB1 bacterium genome:
TGCAACCAGAGAAAAACAATTGCTTTCTGATCATGCGTTAAAAGTATTCAAAAAGCCATTGTCTTTACCGGAATTTAGCGGCTTTTTTAGTGTTTATTTAAATTAAAATTAAGGTAGAACTGTAAAGATGAGTAGTGGGAAAAACCAATTGATTAATGCTTTATCCGGGGCTGTCGCTGAAACTTTTGAGGGATTGGCCTTTGCTGAAGTTGAAAAACCCGGCAAATGGCGCGCTACATATTGTCATCGGTGAAAATTTGTCTTTTGAACTTACTAAATCTTTATCAGGTGAAGATAGGCAAGAAATAGCAGACTCATTAGTAAGAGATTCCATAGCAGAAATTGCCAATATTATTGGTGGTAGTTATTTGCGCTTTATAACCCTGGAAAATCATAAATATGAGTTAGGTATTCCTGTTTCGCGTAGAATAGCCGATAAGAAGTCAGAGTTTAATGAGAAATCTGCAATTTATATGGCTTTTGATATTGAAGGGAATAAAATTTATGTAATGTTGACTAATTCACAAAATTGAGCTTATACTGGCAGAAAACTAAATAATTAGTATAAAATCACCTTATCATTCTTGGCTTAGAATAGAATATCTTAAAAGGGGATAACAACCTTTATTATTCTACTCAATAAGTTCTTCTTCGGGTAATACTTGCCGATTTGCTTGGTAAGAATTGCCTACTCTCAAGTTTTACCTTCCTTGTAAGACTAAGACATATATCTATATATCAATAATAAACAATAGGTTATGGTTTAAAATATTATTGAAATAATCTGGCATATGTCTTGCTAAAGAGATTCAAATAGTTACCAACCGAGAGGATTTATAATTGGAATATATAAAAGATCAAGAAGAGCTTGATGCAATTTATCAAGACATCCAAAAGGAAATTGAAGAAAAAAGTTTATATCAGCAGTCAATTAGAACGTTTGATTTTAAGCAGCCAGACCGCATTACCCGCAATGCAAAAAAAATTATTGAAAATATACAAGATAATTTTTCAAAGGAAGTTGCGTCTCACCTGAATAACAAACTTCGGGCAAATGTTAACATTCAGTTAGTTTCCTTAAGTCAGCAGTCTTTGTCAGAATTTATAGAAGGAATGGACGTACAATCTTGTTTCTATGTGTTTAGGATAAATGAATATGATAGGGAAGCTGTTCTTGAGATACATCCTCACCTGGCATTTTATATAGTAGATCGGGTAATGGGTGGCCCGGGTCATGGTAACCAGTTAGACCGGGAATTGACAAAAATAGAACAGATAATCATGAAGCAAGTGGTCGCCGAAATTCTGGAAATAAACCGAGTGGCTTGGAGCCGGATAGTTTCTTTTACGATTGGCTCACAAAATTATTATAGTAGTTCAAATTACATTCAGTTTGCAAAAACCGGGGAAACTATTGTTTCGGTAACTTTTGAAGTTTCTATTGAAGATACTCAAAGTATGCTGGTGCTTAGTTATCCGTATTACTTAATAAATGATTTAGTGCCGGATATAAGCTCAAATAGTGAAAAAAATCAAGTAAGTAATGTTCGTAGTAAGGCGTTAATTAATAAAAATTTAGAAACCTCAAAAACACCAATTTCTGTAAATTTAGGTCAATCAAAATTATCTTTAAAGGATCTGATTAATTTGAAAAACGGGGACGTAATTCTTTTGAATAAACAAACAACAGATAATCTGGAACTAATTGTTGGAAAAAAACCTCGCTTTTATGGTAAAGCTGGTATTATAAAAAATCGCTTTGCTTTTAAAGTAGCTCAAAGATCTCAAAGCTAATAAGGATAAGCAAATGGAAGAAGAAAACACTGATATGGAAAATCCGCAGGAAGGTACAGAAGTCGTTCAGGAAAAGGATGCTGCACAACAGAAATTATTTAAAGAGGATTTAAGTGCATTACCCATGAGCGATGATGAAGATAAAAGTGACTCATTATTAAATTCCAAAACTCTGGAATTCTTATTTGACCTGGAGTTACTAATGTCCGTGGAGTTGGCAAGAAAAGAAATGAGGCTTCAGGATATAGTCAATTTGGATGAGGGGTCTATCGTAGAATTTGATAAACTCGCAGGTGAGTCGGTTGATATTCTGGTTAACAACAAAAAAATTGCTGAAGGAGAAGTTGTTGTGATCGATGACCGATTTGGTGTTCGAATTGTTGACTTGGTTAACCCAACAGATCGAATCAAAGACCTTACCAAGTTAGCCTCATAATGAAGAAGAAGACGCGCAAAAAAATTACAATTGTTCTCGTTGTACTGGCTTTTTTGATGGCAGGAGTGAATTATATATTGCTTGGACATGGGCAAGTTCCAGCAGAGCAGCAAAGTCCTGCAACCGTACCAAATTTCACTGAACTCATTTTCCAATCTATTATTCTTTTGGGCTTCATCATTCTGTTGATTTATTTCATCTTGTATCTACTCAAAAGATTTGTTTATAAAAATCCTGCCCAACATTCAAACAATGCATTCGAAATCCTGAGTATTACACCACTTATACCTAAAAAATCAATATGTGTCATAAAAATGGTTGACCGTATTTTGGTTTTAGGGTTAACCGAAAACGCAATCAGTCCTATCACACAAATTGATAACCCGGATCAACGCAGGGAATGGGAGGCTGCTTTTAAAAATTCTGGCGGTTCTACTGCCAGATCATTTTCAGCTCAGTTAGAAAAAATATTTCGTGGAATTAAGAAATAGATTCAATGAAAAAATATGCATCTAAATCTTTATTGATTATAATCATCCTATTTACCGGAATAGTTGTTTCAGGTATAGGAGATGTAATTGCACAGCAGCCTATCCCTAGAATATCAATCTCAATTGATGGGGCGAAAAGTCCAAAGGACGTAGCTGTAACCCTGGAAATTCTCCTTTTAATGACTGTGCTGACGTTAGCTCCGGCTATTCTTGTTCTAACAACTTCTTTTACCAGGATCATTGTCGTTTTTCACTTTCTTCGCCAGGCAATGGGTTTGCAACAAATGCCTCCTAATCAGGTATTAATTGGACTGGCCCTCTTCCTGACTCTATTCATCATGAACCCGGTCTATACTCAGGTATACCAAAACTCCGTGAAACCATATCTAGCAGAAGAAATGTCTTTTGATGATGCCGCTGCAAGTGCAATCAAGCCTATAAGAGAATTCATGCTAAAAAATACGCGAGAAAAGGATGTAAGCCTTCTTGTAAGTATAGCGAATATCAATAAACCATCAAACGAAAATGATTTGCCGACTCATTTACTGGTTCCGGCTTTTGTAATCAGTGAGCTCAGGGTAGCCTTTCAAATTGGATTTGTAATTTATATGCCCTTTCTCGTCATAGACATTGTAGTTGCTAGTATTTTAATGTCCATGGGTATGATGATGTTACCACCTGTAATGATTTCACTGCCATTCAAAATAATGCTCTTTGTTCTCATTGATGGTTGGTACTTATTGGTCGGTTCGGTAATTAAGAGCTTTGTAATTTGAGGAATTTATGACACAAGAATTCGTTATTGAAATTGGAAAATATACACTATCAACTGCATTTATGGTGGCAGCGCCAATGCTTTTTTCTGGATTAATCATCGGTGTTAGCATTGGAATATTTCAAGCAGTCACACAAATACAAGAAATGACACTAACATTCATTCCAAAAATATTAGTAGTAGTTATGACTTTGTTCATTTTTTTGCCCTGGATATTAAATGTATTGACTTCATTCGCAACTGAATTATTCAACATGATTGAATTGATGAGTAAATAAGAAAGTAAAATCGGTGTTTGGTTTAACGCAGGTAGACATACTTAAATTCTTTATTATTTTCGTCAGGATGGGAGCCATCATGTTGATCTTACCCTTTTATGGCGAAAAAGGAGCTCCGGTACAGATAAAATTAGCTTTGGCTATTATGATTACGGTAATTGTATTTCCATTGATCTCTGTAGATGCAAGTTTGCTTAGATCGGTTACGTTTTTGGGCACGTCTATTTTATTAATCCAAAGCCTTTTGGCTGGATTGCTAATTGGCTTTATTCCTGTTTTATTATTCACAGGATTTCAACTGGGTGGAGAGATCGCGGGATTTAATATTGGATTTGCAATAGTTAGTGTGGTGGACCCCCTTTCTGAAAGCAGAATATCGTTAATAGCTCAATTCAATTATATCATCGCAATTTTGGTTTTTATTTCAATTAATGGCCACTTCTACCTGCTTGAAGGTGTTGTAAAAAGTTTCCAAGTTATGCCATTGATTGGTTCGACATTTCCTGAGATTGCCGGACAAATGCTGCTTCAAACCAGTGCAAACATTTTTGTCATTGGAATGAAAATAGCGGCGCCAGTCCTTGTTGCCATTTTACTGACAAATACAGGATTGGGTATTCTAGCAAGGACGATCCCCCAATTAAATATTTTCATCATTGGTTTCCCACTTCAGATTAGTGTTGGATTAATAACCCTTGGGTTGTCTATTCCAACATTTGTCTTTTTGTTCGAAAAAACATTTAAAGCAGCTTATCGTGATTGGTTGTTTTTTATCAAAGCATTTAAATGAGATAGAGTATGCCTGCAACAGCAGCAGAAAAAACTGAACGAGCTACATCGAAGAAGCGTGAAGACAGCCGAAAAAAAGGTACAGTTGTTAAAAGTACAGAGGTCAACACAGCTGTCATCCTCTTGACTGGTACATTGGCTCTTTCATTCACGGCAAGTTATTTCGTCGGGAATATCCGTTTTTTTATGACAGATGTCTTTACTCATGCCACAGAGTTTGAGATTACGGCAACGAGCATCCAGGGTTACAGCTATAATGGTATCTTGTTGCTGTTGAAAACCGTTGGTCCAATCCTCCTTAGTATTTTTTTACTTGGTATAACAGCCAATGTTATGCAGGTAGGATTTATGGTTTCAGGACAAGCGCTTAAATTTGAACTTAAAAAGATAAGTCCCTTAAGTGGATTTAAACGGATGTTTTCTGCCAAATCCGTTGCCGATCTTGTTAAGAGTATTATCAAAATAATTGTTGTAGGTTTTTTGATTTTCTCTGCTATCAAAAGTGCATCTGAAGATTTCATTCCGCTTATGGATCAAAATGTCGCCTACATATTTGCTTTTATCGGGATGACGATGCTGAAAATCTCTTTACGGGCTTCAATTGGTATTGTGGCTTTAGCAGCATTTGATTATGCATTCCAAAAATGGGAATATGAAAAAAGTTTGAGGATGACTAAGCAAGAAGTCAAAGAAGAAATAAAAGAGCAAGAAGGTGATCCGATAATGAAAGCCCGCATTCGCAGTATTCAGCGGGAAGCCTCAAGAAAACGAATGATGACTGAAGTGCCTAAGGCTGATGTTGTGATCACGAACCCAATTCACTATGCGGTTGCTTTGAAATACAAGTCAGAAGAAGCCGAAGCTCCTATAGTTATTGCGAAGGGCGCTCGGAAAATGGCCCATAAGATTAAAGAGATTGCCAAAGAGCACGGTGTGCCCATCGTTGAAAATCCAAAATTAGCCAAAACAATTTACAAGATGTGTGACCTGGGTATGCAAATCCCATTGGACCTTTACCGAAGTGTTGCAGAGATATTGGCATATGTGTATGGCCTAAAACAGAAAGCAAATTAGTAAGTGAATCAACCAGCAAGAAATTTGATCTCCCGGATTACGGGCCATAGCGATATCCTGATGGCATTTGGCATCATCTTGATTTTGACGATCATGATTGTGCCGATACCCACCGCTTTCATGGATTTGTTATTGGTTATAAACATCACTTTCGCACTAACTGTGTTATTGGTCACACTCTATATAAATGAACCACTCGAATTTTCTGTTTTCCCCGGTATGCTTTTGATATTGACCCTTTTTAGACTTTCGCTTAATGTGGCTACGACAAGACTCATTTTGGGAGATGCATACGCAGGTAATGTAATTTCGGCGTTTGGTGATTTTGTTGTTGGCGGTAATTATGTAGTTGGATTTATCATTTTCCTGATTCTTGTGATTATTCAATTTGTGGTTATCACTAAAGGTGCTGGTAGAATTGCAGAAGTAGCCGCACGATTTACTTTGGATGCCATGCCCGGAAAACAAATGGCAATTGACGCTGATTTAAATGCGGGCATTGTAGATGAAATGGAAGCGAGATCAAGGCGTGAAAAAATTTCAAATGAAGCTGATTTTTACGGAGCGATGGATGGCGCCTCGAAATTTGTAAGGGGCGATGCAATTGCAGGATTGATTGTAACTGCAGTAAATATCCTGGGTGGGTTCATCATCGGGGTATTTCAAAAGGATATGGATTTAGCAGGTGCTTTACAAACTTATATGCTTTTGACAATTGGTGACGGATTGGTATCCCAAATACCCGCATTGATTTTGTCAACTAGCGCTGGTATAATTGTAACAAGGGCATCTTCGGGTTCTAGTTTAGGTGAAGATTTAACCAAGCAGATCCTGAGTCAACCGAGAGCGTTATACATTGTTGCAGTTTCATTATTTATGTTTGGTTTTGCTCCGGGTTTACCTTTTTTTCCATTTTTTATTTTAGCAAGTTTAAGTGCAGTTGTGGCCCGAAGTTTAATCTCTTCTCAAAAGGAAACTGAACTACAAAAACAATCAGAGCTGGAAGAGAGCAAAGAGCCGGAAGAAGAAAACTTCAACCGTTACTTACAAGTGGATCCATTAGAGATCGAAATAGGCTACGGATTAATACCATTAGTAGATGAAGACAATAACGGGGATCTTTTACACAGGATAACCTCTATTCGAAAACAATGCGCATTAGAAATAGGCATTATCGTTCCGCCAATTAGAATTAGAGACAATATTGGGCTGGGACCAGAGGATTACGTGATTAAAATAAGGGGAGCTGAAGTTGCCAAAGGAGAAATTTATCTGAATAGAATTATGGCCCTTCCGGCTGGTGAATTGACTAAAAAGTTTGATGGAATTGAAACAAAAGATCCGGCTTTTGGATTGCCTGCTATCTGGATATCGACGAATCAAAAAGATGAAGCTGAAAAAGAAGGATACACAGTTATCGAGCCGGGTGCTGTGCTTGTAACTCATTTGAAAGAAATTCTAAAAAAGCATGCTGATGAAATTTTGACCAGGGAAGATGTCAATGACTTAGTTGAAAATGTCAAGCAAGAAAACAATACAATTGTTGAGGAATTAATTCCCAATCTTCTTACAATCGGGAAAATCCAGAAAGTGTTACAAAACCTTCTTAGGGAAAGAGTTTCTATAAGAGATATGGTCTCAATTCTGGAAACCTTGGCTAATCATTCAAATTTAACCAAAGAGCCAGATATATTGACTGAATTTGTAAGGAGCAACTTAGCGAAGACAATCTATAAACCCTATTTATCAGAAGATAATGTGGTTTATACTTTGACTCTCGAGCCTTCGTTAGAAAAATACCTGGCTGATAATTTAGCACAAAATAAAAATATCGGCCTCAATTTACCTCCGGATACCCTGAAGGCTCTATATCGCACTGTTGAAAAGGAATCAGGAGTCATGGCACACAGAAGTTTAAATCCTTTGATTTTATGTTCTCCAGCAATACGGTCCTTTTTAAGAAAGCTATTAGAGCTGGCGTTCCCACAAACTGCCGTATTGTCTTATAATGAAATCCCAAGCGAAGTAGATATTCAATCAATTGGAATAGTAAGGTTAGAAAATGAAAATTAAAAAATTCTCTGCTCCAGATACCAAGGTTGCGATGCAGCAGGTTAAAGAAGTTTTGGGTGACCATGCAATTATTTTGCATGTACAGGAGAAAGCAGATCCCAAAACTAAGAAAAAATTTGTGGAAGTTACTGCTGCCCTGGATGACGATTATCAAAAATATAATAATATCGCCGATCAATTATTTACAGCTACATCCAATAATTCAGCTGCTTCAGTTTCCAGGATAAATACGCTTCTCGGTAAACCGGAAAGGCCAGGTTCGTACACGCACAATTATTCAAATCGAGACCCGTTTACCGGCCATTCCGATGTTGAAAAATTTTCTTCCTGGCGTGAATTTGAAGATGTAAAAAGCCAATTGGCTTCAATTACCACACTATTACAAAACAACGGCTATCCGGAATTTCCACCAATGTTTATGGATGTTTATGCGATGCTAGTTTCCAAGGGTGTGGAAAAAAGATTAGCAGCCGTCTTACTTAGAAAAGTCGAACGAGAAATTAAATCCAATGTCAGGGTAACAAGAAAATTAGTAAAGGGGATACTAGGTAAGAACATTGAAAAATTTATTTCTGAATTTGACACCATTCACGAAAATAAAAAAACCGGGAAAAAAATTAAAGCATTCGTCGGACCAACCGGTGTTGGTAAGACCACCTGTATAGCAAAATTATCTGCTATTGACACGGTGTACGATAATCGTAAAGTAGGGTTAATATCAACAGATACATATAGAATTGGTGCGATCGAACAGCTTAAAACCTATGCCAATATAACGAAGACGCCGCTAGAAGTGATTTATTCCCCAAAAGAAATGAAACATGCTTTAGCAAGATTGCAGGACATGGAAACCATCTACATCGATACACCTGGAAGAAGCCAAAAAAACCTGGATGCGATCATAGAACTCTCAAAATTCCTGGACCATTGTCCAAACCTGGAAATCAGCCTGGTGATGAGTTTAACCTGTAATCTCGACAATCTGCAAGATGTTTTAACCAATTATTCAATTCTGCCTATAGATAATTTATTATTCACCAAATACGATGAGACAGAAACAGCCGGCAATATTTTAAACATCGTTCACCAAGCCCAAAAGCCTGTTTCATTTATTTCAACCGGACAAAATGTCCCTGAAGATATTAAGGAAGCTAATGCGAGGATCATTTCAAATATGATTATGGGAGAGAAAAAATCATGACTAAAGATCAAGCCTCTAAGTTACGAGATCTAATACCCGGAAAAGAAACTTTTCCCAGGGTTGAAAACTCACTTGCTACCCAAAGAATAGGAATTACTTCCGGAAAAGGTGGAGTCGGTAAAAGTATAATTGCACTCAATTTGTCTATTCTGTTAGCCAAAAGCCATCGCCCGACGTTGCTAATTGATGGGGATTTGAATTTATCGAATATATCCATCTTGACAGATACGGCTCCTGAATTCGGTTTTTTGGATGTTAAGCAAGGTAATAAATTATTGAAAGATGTAATATTCCCTTACCAGGATAATTTGTCCATTTTGACGTCAGGTTCCGGCGAATTGAAATTGTTAAATTCAAAAGATGAATTTCTAAACCATCTTCGCATTCAATTCCAACAATTAGACGGTAAATTTGATTATGTCTGTATCGATTCACCATCAGGAATTTCTTCCCTGGTTTTTGGTGAATTGGCTTCCTGCGATGAAGTATTCGTTGTTTCCACACCCGATCCGACTTCGATAACCGATGCTTACGCTATTGTTAAGATGATGACCTATTTTTATCCCCATATCCCATTATACCTGATTTTGAATTTTGTAAGGTCGGAAGACGATGCTTTTGAAGCCTATAAGAAATTTGATCTCATTACAGAAAAATTCTTGCACAGACAAATCAATTATTTGGGCTGTCTTAATTATTCGGATGAAGTAATTCAATCTGTACTGCAACAACAACCCTTAGCGCTAAGGGAGGGGTCTAGTATATTTATCGATCAACTTAAGAAGATTATGAATCGTTGGCTGGAATCGGCACATAGTGGCTATGAGTCGATTATGGAGTTCAGCACAAGCTAAACTAGAAGGAGAGCGAGTTATGACACTGCAGACAATTGCAGCAAAGGAATATAAAAGCACAAATCAGAATGAAGACCCCAGTGATTTGTGGCAAATGTATACTAAAACCAAGAATCGGGCCATTAAAGAAAAGCTTCTCATAAAATATCTTCCTTTGGTAAAATATGTGGTTGGAAGAATGATTCTTACGCTTCCCAATTCTGTGAATTATGACGATTTGGTAAGCGCAGGAACAATGGGACTGCTTGCGGCCATCGATAGATTCGATATAAAAATGGGTGTGAAATTTGAAACTTATGTCGTTCCAAGAATTCGCGGATCTATCCTGGATGAACTAAGAGCGTTGGATTGGGTACCACGTTCAGTTCGCAGTAAAGCGAAAAAGCTTGAAAAAGCCATTATGAGTATCGAATCACAGCTTGGACGTGTCGCAACTGCTGAAGAAATTGCGGATGAATTGCAAATGGACCTGGAAGAATACGAACATATGCTTTCTAAGGTGGGTGATAACTCAATGATGTCCCTCGATCGTGAATTCTATGAGTCTAGCGAAACCAACGGTACTCTTTACGATCTAATTACCAATGTTAAATCTGAAGATCCGATTAAAATAATGGAGAATGATGAGTTAAATGATATTCTGGTTGAATATTTAAATAGTCTGCCAGAAAACGAAAAATTGGTTTTAGCATTGTATTACTATGAAGATCTAACTCTCAAAGAGATTGGTATGGTGATGCAAGTTTCCGAGTCAAGAGTTTCCCAAATCCATACCAAAGCGGTTCAACGCCTTAGATTAAAACTTAAAGAGTTTATTTATTCATGAACGATTGACAAGGAGGGGCTATGGTAGCGCCCTTACATTTACAAGATAATCTTTCAAAAATTCCTTTAGTACAAAAAATTCATGATTCATCCCAAGTTATACCGCAAGTGAACAAAGATCAGATAAAAGAGCAAATAAAACAGGATGCAACTAAAGAAGCGACTACAACAAAAGAATCAAAACACGGAGAGAAAGTAGAGATTCGGGATGATAATCGGGACCGTAACAGAAGAAGAAAGAAAAGGAAATTCCGTAAAACCGGAGATTCATCAGAAGATAATACAGAAAAAATTGAATCTAAGATGGGGCAACTAATCGACATAACAGTTTAGGTTTGGAGCATATTCTTGAGCAAAAACATTAATTCAGACCAAATCAAAAATGTAATTCAGCATATTTTTGATTTACCGACATTACCCACAACGATAGCTAGAATGATTGAGGTTATTGACCATCCATCATCTTCAGCCCAAACACTGGATAGAATTATTTCAGGAGACCAGGCTCTCGCAGCCCAGATTTTAAAACTTGCAAACTCCGCTTATTATGGATTTCCAAGAAAAATAAATACAATTACTTTGGCGATAGTCGTTCTTGGTTTTGAAACGGTTAAAAATTTCGGATTGAGTGTATCAGTCATAGATCGATTTTCCTGCTATAATAATACGGCTCCATTTGATATTTATCTTTTTTGGGAACATTCCATTTGTACTGCTCTCGCCAGTCGTTTACTTGCCAGGGAGTGTGGTTACCAGCCTGCCGGAGAAGCTTTTGCAACAGGTCTCCTTCATGATTTGGGCAAATATGTCATTAGCTTGCATTTTAGAAATGAATTTGAAATTGTTATCAAACAAATGATAGAAGAAGATATTCCGATGTTTGAAGCGGAAGAACAGCAATTATCGGGAATCAACCATGCACATGCAGGCGCATGGCTTGCAGAAAAATGGAACCTATCGGATTCAATTGTGGAAGGTATCTATTTCCACCATAAACCGCAATTAGCGCTGAAACATCAAAGGCTCGTTTGGATTATCCATTTTGCAAATTACCTGACCAAAAAAATTGGTGCAGGTTTTTCGGGAGATCTTTCAACAAATTGCTTCCAGGAGGAGGCCATTCTTGCACTAAATTTAGTTTTGGATGGGAATGGCAATATTGATGAAGACTACTATTTTAAGAAAATTAGTCAGGAAATCGAAAAAGAACAAGCTTTGTTTGATTTGGTCCGAAATCGCCCGGGAGATAAGCAATTAAGCAATTACCAAGATAATCAATGGAGTGAATATGCCACTAACCATGCATGAAATTGATAAATCCATTAATACAAATGTTGATTTCATTAAATCTTTCCAAATGTTAAATAGCGTAAATAATTGGGTGATTTTTTTGGATCGTTATCGTGAAACAATTCAAAAAGTACTTCCTTGCAAAAGTATTACGTTATTTGAATATGATGAAAGAAAAAAATTGCATTTTGTCGCTGATGTATTTCCACAGAAATTTCATGGATTTGTAAATCACCAGTTGGAAGAGGGTATTATTTCCTGGGCTCAACTTCACAATGAAGTATTTATTTCAGAAACAGAGTTTTGTTATGATGAATTTCATCCATCCAAATCCATATTTATGCCTTTGCACCAGAACAAACAACCAAGAGGTGTGATTGAAATTTTACCGGAGAATTCCATTCATCTCGAAAATGGATCAGTCCTCAGCCATCTTAAAATATTATGTACTCTCATATCAGATAAAATAGAAATTCTCAAATTAAGCTCAAAATTAGCTGAAAAGGAGAGCATGCTTGAAAGAATTACCAACCAGTTTGAGATGACGAATAAAATGGTTTCGTTGGGTGAATTAGCCGGAAGTGTTGCACATGAAATCAATAATCCAATGACCACGATTCTGGGACGGCTGCAATTATTGATCGAGTCTAATTCATTACCCGATCAGGTACAAAATAAGATGAAAGTAATTGAAACCCAGGCTAATCGAGTATCAAAACTCATTCATGCACTCTTATCTTTTGCACGAGGAAATAATGAAAGTATCGACGAAGAAATAAACATCAACCAGGTAATTAATAGTTCCTTGGATTTAACGTGCCATAATTTGAAGATTAATAAAATTGAAATAAGTACAAATTTAGTGGATGACTTGCCAGTAATATATGGTAACCCGATTCAATTACAGCAGGTTTTTATTAATCTAATTAACAATGCCCAGCACGCAATGCAGGCCAAGGGAAAATTAACAATCGGGACTCGCCTTTTTGATGCAGGTGTTTGTATTACTATAAAAGATAATGGTTCCGGCATTGATCCCAAAGATCACGAAAAAATTTTTGAATTGCTTTACTCCACAAAAAAAACATCTGGTGGTACCGGATTAGGCTTATCAATATGCAAACAAATCGTACAGAAATATAACGGAACAATTTCAGTGGATAGCCAATTAGGCCAGGGAACAAAATTTGAAATTTATATTCCATTCAAAAGTAACCAAAAGAAACGGAAGTTGAGGAGATAGAATTAATGAAGAAGTACTATTCAATCTTACAAATATTAACATTTGTCTTATTAACTACAGTGAAATTATTTGGGCAAAATTATATCGAGCAAATATCTACTAAGAATGTCGATAATGGCATTCAAATAAATTTAGCAACACATGCCTCGGTTTCTCATGAAATATTAAATTTTGACTCCCGGTCAACTACACTTGTCAAGATTTTTCCACTCACCATTCAGCAAGATAATAAAGATGCTCTATTGGCTTCATTAAGTGGATTAGGTATCGATATCCAAGCTTTAGAACTCGGTAATAATACTGTACTGCTGGCTTTTAAAAATGTCCTTTCGAATAGATTATCCATAAAAACAAATGAGAGTAAAGATAAACTAAGGATCCACATTTTAGACAATCAGAAAATATCTAAATCAGTCGGGAAATCAAATTCACAATTATCTCAAGAATATTATCAAAAAGCAATGCAGCTTTTTGAAAGCGGGGAATAT
Coding sequences within it:
- a CDS encoding chemotaxis protein CheX, with product MLYPGLSLKLLRDWPLLKLKNPANGALHIVIGENLSFELTKSLSGEDRQEIADSLVRDSIAEIANIIGGSYLRFITLENHKYELGIPVSRRIADKKSEFNEKSAIYMAFDIEGNKIYVMLTNSQN
- the flhB gene encoding flagellar biosynthesis protein FlhB, giving the protein MPATAAEKTERATSKKREDSRKKGTVVKSTEVNTAVILLTGTLALSFTASYFVGNIRFFMTDVFTHATEFEITATSIQGYSYNGILLLLKTVGPILLSIFLLGITANVMQVGFMVSGQALKFELKKISPLSGFKRMFSAKSVADLVKSIIKIIVVGFLIFSAIKSASEDFIPLMDQNVAYIFAFIGMTMLKISLRASIGIVALAAFDYAFQKWEYEKSLRMTKQEVKEEIKEQEGDPIMKARIRSIQREASRKRMMTEVPKADVVITNPIHYAVALKYKSEEAEAPIVIAKGARKMAHKIKEIAKEHGVPIVENPKLAKTIYKMCDLGMQIPLDLYRSVAEILAYVYGLKQKAN
- a CDS encoding FliM/FliN family flagellar motor switch protein — its product is MEYIKDQEELDAIYQDIQKEIEEKSLYQQSIRTFDFKQPDRITRNAKKIIENIQDNFSKEVASHLNNKLRANVNIQLVSLSQQSLSEFIEGMDVQSCFYVFRINEYDREAVLEIHPHLAFYIVDRVMGGPGHGNQLDRELTKIEQIIMKQVVAEILEINRVAWSRIVSFTIGSQNYYSSSNYIQFAKTGETIVSVTFEVSIEDTQSMLVLSYPYYLINDLVPDISSNSEKNQVSNVRSKALINKNLETSKTPISVNLGQSKLSLKDLINLKNGDVILLNKQTTDNLELIVGKKPRFYGKAGIIKNRFAFKVAQRSQS
- the fliN gene encoding flagellar motor switch protein FliN, translating into MEEENTDMENPQEGTEVVQEKDAAQQKLFKEDLSALPMSDDEDKSDSLLNSKTLEFLFDLELLMSVELARKEMRLQDIVNLDEGSIVEFDKLAGESVDILVNNKKIAEGEVVVIDDRFGVRIVDLVNPTDRIKDLTKLAS
- the fliR gene encoding flagellar biosynthetic protein FliR is translated as MLILPFYGEKGAPVQIKLALAIMITVIVFPLISVDASLLRSVTFLGTSILLIQSLLAGLLIGFIPVLLFTGFQLGGEIAGFNIGFAIVSVVDPLSESRISLIAQFNYIIAILVFISINGHFYLLEGVVKSFQVMPLIGSTFPEIAGQMLLQTSANIFVIGMKIAAPVLVAILLTNTGLGILARTIPQLNIFIIGFPLQISVGLITLGLSIPTFVFLFEKTFKAAYRDWLFFIKAFK
- the fliP gene encoding flagellar type III secretion system pore protein FliP (The bacterial flagellar biogenesis protein FliP forms a type III secretion system (T3SS)-type pore required for flagellar assembly.) encodes the protein MKKYASKSLLIIIILFTGIVVSGIGDVIAQQPIPRISISIDGAKSPKDVAVTLEILLLMTVLTLAPAILVLTTSFTRIIVVFHFLRQAMGLQQMPPNQVLIGLALFLTLFIMNPVYTQVYQNSVKPYLAEEMSFDDAAASAIKPIREFMLKNTREKDVSLLVSIANINKPSNENDLPTHLLVPAFVISELRVAFQIGFVIYMPFLVIDIVVASILMSMGMMMLPPVMISLPFKIMLFVLIDGWYLLVGSVIKSFVI
- the fliQ gene encoding flagellar biosynthesis protein FliQ, with protein sequence MTQEFVIEIGKYTLSTAFMVAAPMLFSGLIIGVSIGIFQAVTQIQEMTLTFIPKILVVVMTLFIFLPWILNVLTSFATELFNMIELMSK
- the fliO gene encoding flagellar biosynthetic protein FliO, whose translation is MKKKTRKKITIVLVVLAFLMAGVNYILLGHGQVPAEQQSPATVPNFTELIFQSIILLGFIILLIYFILYLLKRFVYKNPAQHSNNAFEILSITPLIPKKSICVIKMVDRILVLGLTENAISPITQIDNPDQRREWEAAFKNSGGSTARSFSAQLEKIFRGIKK